From a single Cherax quadricarinatus isolate ZL_2023a chromosome 7, ASM3850222v1, whole genome shotgun sequence genomic region:
- the LOC128686800 gene encoding NEDD4-binding protein 2 isoform X2, which translates to MAETDHGELLTKFEEIFGTVVEHEVIKMILQSCGWESKSASEMLLAMIDPKDLPLHAQNILLADSIVQNSAKQLSDKLSSDDSSLVQTLNVTSGQLEKDLINHTNRPRSPVSNENEFSILNPSLASGTVLHPRNSNARVFREDDNAAAVIRTETEISSPHNSFGGIGSGSSSPLSPHRFGFAVDFEINRERDTSNWVLAPEFVPNAFNPNPSANNNGIWPLEMSHFLMQTPQNPKGKSKVKDNVSKKDDIVKKILIGTKIMVLMRGLPGSGKSTLAKEIKGKNGVILSTDDFFFSKKGKYNYDPSRISEAHQWNKHRAAQRLQDGKTPIIIDNTNLQAWEMKPYVKLALQYGYEVDILDADAPWKNNLKELAKRNTHGVPKSKILEMKGRYEREINIEHIIADLRGFQINKQKSADKDPLVYEFKSEEDDQTLFQQNINGGQITENAFSKFQDDFQKIEDWSSDADDDDDDVDVIIEGYDSEEEKADCVGNLDTDGKTEVSEAMSGNEIQADSKLDEGKFSSHVCGIATQGKIKNIQDKRLYQSGESMKISIKNEDMEWADVSDEEKIQRLIEEANADIDIAQSERDWFDLTSQSNEEEDVSDQKFSDLVMSFGSIVRAQIEKSASGISTGAEIGTATFQTADTLNEDLAMYELCSNVEEKTGKSLSMLLTRSGENEAMNFLSLNSSYDFSKNQENEADSLFSFISLREATSNVMNDISVKNNDVGVIESAINDGKNNDVRVIESAVTDGKNNDVEMIESAVNDGKNNDVGVIESAVNDGKNDDVGVIESAVNDGKNNDVGVIESAVNDGKNNDVGVIESAVNDGKNNDVGVIGSAVNDGIKLGSFIDNNDVSSNTRLESENHKIVMLEKNYDNSEADFQKHTSDEAVEDLESNDRHISDKILMEGKILETNDAVINEENILLIRTVVSENNKLEDFISKTINSPQDIGYHYSVADSLASWECVDTFAGESSVNWDSSEKVETNKSVSQSSKPSRSRRKRISGDPDRWLGDTNEETNKVEDPSIVSWKPVQSGIPSWDSNNSPILSDSDRPLKQEIQEIKSENSLKPQPHTGAVPKFRRHKQHARTLSAASTSSGNSDDQTSNDTTSYPLPCIEKSLHDAEKSSRIKYIPAETQTLSIDFEALQLDNNLYELKIMYGQPGYITKYDSDVLPDSGPLTRGKLYLDKSTMTDYSADITMVESYRNLVAFFPNISEDDLQDVLEKCMYNLDWAMNVLLDGGYEMSDPADASISYEEPKEVDIDTESTTETTSTGDGREDPSSFADASDISSDVYVEEKSRKFKQSQQPKDLASKKAIEQAFTFNDSVDDRVTRLTGKDVSELNMMRVKEMKAKRKQGERKIASNRNEKPIEESTSGDDAEGAQYITLVMDPLFASQLTRMFGPVGACEISGELTPEDRSVILPLEFCLMIHKYWTLTLDGKFKHETEVLDSLIREDESLARRLQEEEEVSLRNGKNEKMEEVFQNDPPSQFKEIMDLEQALQHSHEDSQSSDCLTMSSHLTLQRLYAEYPKVDPNALKEEFARSGFSYQDTVEKLYRQYGTEHGTPKTVIAPEALYRYEQQMIRQAQRDSLAQQEIEDLLTTQENEDELFPDDPQVYRNEAQLHYHQRQEAFKKAQEASSQGMKAVAAYYARLGNLHSTKLGTFHEFQE; encoded by the exons ATGGCGGAGACAGACCATGGCGAGTTGTTGACGAAGTTTGAGGAAATATTTGGAACAGTTGTTGAGCATGAAGTCATTAAAATGATACTTCAGTCATGTGGATGGGAGTCCAAAAGTGCTTCTGAAATGTTACTAGCAATGATAGATCCCAAGGACTTGCCTCTTCATGCGCAGAATATACTGCTTGCTGATTCCATTGTCCAGAACTCTGCAAAGCAATTAAGTGATAAATTATCTTCGGATGACAGCAGTTTAGTTCAGACATTAAATGTTACCTCTGGGCAACTAGAAAAAGACTTGATAAATCATACTAATAGACCTAGAAGTCCAGTAAGCAATGAAAACGAGTTTAGTATTTTAAATCCATCTTTGGCCTCTGGTACAGTGTTACATCCTAGAAATAGTAATGCCAGAGTTTTTCGAGAAGATGAcaatgctgctgctgtcataagAACTGAAACAGAAATTTCATCACCACATAACAGCTTTGGAGGAATAGGGAGTGGGTCCTCTTCACCACTTTCTCCTCATAGATTTGGATTTGCAGTTGATTTTGAAATTAATAGAGAACGTGATACTTCTAATTGGGTTTTAGCCCCAGAATTTGTGCCTAATGCTTTTAACCCAAATCCTTCAGCTAACAATAATGGTATCTGGCCTTTAGAAATGAGCCATTTCTTGATGCAAACTCCTCAGAATCCTAAAGGTAAATCAAAAGTAAAAGATAATGTCAGTAAAAAGGATGACattgttaaaaaaattttaataggTACAAAAATTATGGTTCTTATGCGAGGATTGCCTGGTTCTGGAAAATCGACATTGGCCAAAGAAATAAAAGGCAAGAATGGTGTTATTTTATCCacagatgatttttttttcagcaaAAAGGGTAAATATAATTATGATCCATCCCGGATTAGTGAAGCACACCAGTGGAACAAACATAGAGCAGCTCAGAGACTACAGGATGGTAAAACTCCTATAATAATTGACAATACAAACTTACAGGCATGGGAAATGAAGCCTTATGTTAAACTAGCACTACAGTATGGCTATGAAGTAGATATATTGGATGCAGATGCTCCATGGAAGAATAACCTGAAAGAACTTGCCAAAAGAAATACACATGGTGTTCCAAAGAGTAAAATTTTAGAGATGAAAGGAAGATATGAAAGAGAAATAAACATTGAACATATTATTGCTGACCTACGAGGATTCCAAATAAACAAGCAAAAGTCAGCAGATAAAGATCCTTTAGTTTATGAATTTAAGTCAGAGGAGGATGACCAGACTTTATTCCAGCAAAATATTAATGGTGGACAAATAACTGAGAATGCATTCTCCAAATTCCAGGATGATTTTCAGAAGATTGAGGATTGGAGTTCTGAtgcagatgatgatgatgatgatgttgatgtaatAATTGAGGGTTATGATTCTGAGGAGGAAAAAGCTGATTGTGTTGGTAATTTAGATACCGATGGAAAAACTGAAGTTTCAGAGGCAATGTCTGGCAATGAAATACAGGCAGACAGTAAGTTAGATGAAGGAAAATTTAGTTCACATGTTTGTGGAATTGCCACACAAGGCAAGATAAAAAATATACAAGATAAAAGATTGTACCAAAGTGGAGAAAGCATGAAAATCTCTATTAAAAATGAAGACATGGAGTGGGCTGATGTATCTGATGAAGAGAAAATACAAAGATTAATTGAAGAAGCTAATGCTGATATTGATATTGCACAAAGTGAGAGAGACTGGTTTGATTTAACCTCTCAGAGTAATGAAGAGGAGGATGTAAGTGACCAGAAATTTAGTGATTTAGTTATGAGCTTTGGATCCATTGTAAGAGCACAGATAGAGAAAAGTGCCAGTGGAATTAGCACAGGAGCAGAGATAGGTACTGCAACTtttcagacagcagacacacttAATGAAGATTTGGCCATGTATGAATTGTGTAGTAATGTGGAAGAAAAAACTGGCAAGTCTCTCTCAATGCTTCTAACAAGGTCAGGGGAAAATGAAGCCATGAATTTTCTGTCATTGAATAGTAGCTATGATTTTTCAAAAAATCAGGAAAATGAAGCAGACAGTTTGTTTTCATTTATAAGTTTAAGAGAAGCAACATCAAATGTAATGAATGATATTAGTGTTAAGAACAATGATGTAGGAGTGATAGAAAGTGCTATTAATGATGGCAAGAACAATGATGTAAGAGTGATAGAAAGTGCTGTTACTGATGGTAAGAACAATGATGTAGAAATGATAGAAAGTGCTGTTAATGATGGCAAGAATAATGATGTAGGAGTGATAGAAAGTGCTGTTAATGATGGCAAGAATGATGATGTAGGAGTGATAGAAAGTGCTGTTAATGATGGCAAGAATAATGATGTAGGAGTGATAGAAAGTGCTGTTAATGATGGCAAGAATAATGATGTAGGAGTGATAGAAAGTGCTGTTAATGATGGCAAGAACAATGATGTAGGAGTGATAGGAAGTGCTGTTAATGATGGCATCAAACTTGGTAGCTTTATTGATAACAATGATGTCTCGTCTAATACCCGTTTGGAATCTGAAAACCACAAGATTGTAATGCTTGAGAAAAATTATGATAATTCTGAAGCGGATTTTCAAAAGCACACAAGTGATGAGGCTGTTGAAGACTTGGAAAGCAATGATAGACATATAAGTGATAAAATATTGATGGAAGGCAAGATTTTGGAAACAAATGATGCTGttattaatgaagaaaatatacTACTCATTCGCACTGTTGTCTCTGAAAATAATAAACTTGAGGATTTTATCAGCAAGACTATAAATTCTCCTCAGGATATCGGCTATCATTATTCAGTTGCAGATAGCTTAGCATCTTGGGAGTGTGTAGATACATTTGCAGGAGAAAGTTCTGTGAACTGGGATTCTTCTGAGAAAGTTGAAACTAATAAATCAGTGTCACAGTCTTCTAAGCCAAGTAGAAGCAGACGTAAGAGAATATCAGGTGATCCCGACAGGTGGTTAGGTGATACTAATGAAGAGACAAACAAAGTAGAGGATCCTTCCATAGTATCTTGGAAACCTGTACAAAGTGGTATACCGTCATGGGACAGTAATAACTCGCCTATATTATCTGACTCTGACAGACCCCTAAAGCAAGAGATTCAAGAAATAAAAAGTGAAAATTCTCTCAAACCACAGCCTCACACTGGTGCTGTACCAAAGTTTAGGAGACACAAGCAGCATGCCAGAACACTTTCAGCAGCTAGTACCAGCTCTGGTAATTCTGATGATCAGACATCAAATGATACAACCAGTTATCCTTTACCATGCATTGAAAAGAGCTTACATGATGCTGAAAAAAGCTCTAGAATTAAATACATCCCTGCAGAAACTCAGACACTGTCAATTGACTTTGAAGCTCTACAGCTAGATAACAATCTTTATGAGCTAAAGATAATGTATGGTCAGCCAGGTTATATTACTAAGTATGACAGTGATGTTCTTCCTGATAGTGGACCATTAACCAGGGGAAAACTTTATCTTGACAAAAGTACTATGACAGACTATAGTGCAGACATTACTATGGTTGAATCCTATAGAAATCTTGTAGCATTCTTCCCTAACATTTCAGAAGATGACCTTCAAGATGTATTAGAGAAATGCATGTATAACCTAGATTGGGCTATGAATGTTTTATTAGATGGTGGTTATGAAATGTCAGACCCTGCTGATGCAAGCATTAGCTATGAAGAGCCTAAGGAAGTAGATATAGACACAGaatcaacaacagaaacaacaagtACAGGAGATGGTAGGGAAGATCCTTCATCGTTTGCTGATGCAAGTGATATTTCATCAGATGTATATGTTGAAGAGAAATCTAGAAAATTTAAGCAGAGCCAACAACCAAAGGACTTGGCTAGCAAAAAAGCAATTGAACAAGCTTTCACTTTTAATGATTCTGTTGATGACAGAGTTACAAGGCTAACTGGTAAAGATGTTAGTGAGCTcaatatgatgagagtaaaggAAATGAAAGCAAAAAGGAAACAAGGAGAGAGGAAAATTGCATCAAATAGAAATGAAAAACCAATTGAAGAGAGTACCAGTGGAGATGATGCAGAAGGAGCACAATACATAACATTAGTGATGGATCCCCTCTTTGCTTCTCAACTTACGAGAATGTTTGGTCCTGTTGGTGCCTGTGAGATTAGCGGTGAACTAACCCCAGAGGACCGGAGTGTTATTCTCCCATTAGAATTTTGCCTCATGATACATAAATATTGGACTCTTACTCTAGATGGTAAATTCAAGCATGAAACAGAAGTTTTAGACAGCCTTATCCGTGAAGATGAAAGTCTTGCTCGTCGTttacaagaagaagaagaggtaagcTTAAGAAatggaaaaaatgaaaaaatggaGGAAGTTTTCCAAAATGACCCACCTTCTCAATTCAAGGAAATTATGGATTTAGAGCAGGCACTACAACACAGCCATGAAGACAGCCAATCTTCTGATTGTCTCACAATGTCCTCTCATCTTACTTTACAGCGTTTATATGCAGAATACCCTAAAGTTGATCCTAATGCTTTGAAGGAGGAATTTGCAAGAAGTGGCTTTAGTTATCAGGATACCGTAGAAAAACTTTATAGACAATATGGTACTGAACACGGAACCCCCAAAACTGTAATTGCTCCAGAAGCTTTGTACAGATACGAGCAGCAAATGATCCGACAAGCACAACGTGATAGCTTGGCTCAGCAAGAGATAGAGGACTTGCTAACTACCCAGGAAAATGAAGATGAGCTATTTCCAGATGATCCACAG GTGTATCGAAATGAAGCTCAGTTACATTACCATCAGCGTCAAGAGGCATTCAAAAAGGCACAGGAAGCGTCAAGTCAGGGAATGAAAGCAGTGGCAGCATACTATGCTCGTTTAGGAAACTTACACTCAACCAAGTTAG GCACATTTCATGAGTTTCAAGAGTAA
- the LOC128686800 gene encoding NEDD4-binding protein 2 isoform X1, with protein MAETDHGELLTKFEEIFGTVVEHEVIKMILQSCGWESKSASEMLLAMIDPKDLPLHAQNILLADSIVQNSAKQLSDKLSSDDSSLVQTLNVTSGQLEKDLINHTNRPRSPVSNENEFSILNPSLASGTVLHPRNSNARVFREDDNAAAVIRTETEISSPHNSFGGIGSGSSSPLSPHRFGFAVDFEINRERDTSNWVLAPEFVPNAFNPNPSANNNGIWPLEMSHFLMQTPQNPKGKSKVKDNVSKKDDIVKKILIGTKIMVLMRGLPGSGKSTLAKEIKGKNGVILSTDDFFFSKKGKYNYDPSRISEAHQWNKHRAAQRLQDGKTPIIIDNTNLQAWEMKPYVKLALQYGYEVDILDADAPWKNNLKELAKRNTHGVPKSKILEMKGRYEREINIEHIIADLRGFQINKQKSADKDPLVYEFKSEEDDQTLFQQNINGGQITENAFSKFQDDFQKIEDWSSDADDDDDDVDVIIEGYDSEEEKADCVGNLDTDGKTEVSEAMSGNEIQADSKLDEGKFSSHVCGIATQGKIKNIQDKRLYQSGESMKISIKNEDMEWADVSDEEKIQRLIEEANADIDIAQSERDWFDLTSQSNEEEDVSDQKFSDLVMSFGSIVRAQIEKSASGISTGAEIGTATFQTADTLNEDLAMYELCSNVEEKTGKSLSMLLTRSGENEAMNFLSLNSSYDFSKNQENEADSLFSFISLREATSNVMNDISVKNNDVGVIESAINDGKNNDVRVIESAVTDGKNNDVEMIESAVNDGKNNDVGVIESAVNDGKNDDVGVIESAVNDGKNNDVGVIESAVNDGKNNDVGVIESAVNDGKNNDVGVIGSAVNDGIKLGSFIDNNDVSSNTRLESENHKIVMLEKNYDNSEADFQKHTSDEAVEDLESNDRHISDKILMEGKILETNDAVINEENILLIRTVVSENNKLEDFISKTINSPQDIGYHYSVADSLASWECVDTFAGESSVNWDSSEKVETNKSVSQSSKPSRSRRKRISGDPDRWLGDTNEETNKVEDPSIVSWKPVQSGIPSWDSNNSPILSDSDRPLKQEIQEIKSENSLKPQPHTGAVPKFRRHKQHARTLSAASTSSGNSDDQTSNDTTSYPLPCIEKSLHDAEKSSRIKYIPAETQTLSIDFEALQLDNNLYELKIMYGQPGYITKYDSDVLPDSGPLTRGKLYLDKSTMTDYSADITMVESYRNLVAFFPNISEDDLQDVLEKCMYNLDWAMNVLLDGGYEMSDPADASISYEEPKEVDIDTESTTETTSTGDGREDPSSFADASDISSDVYVEEKSRKFKQSQQPKDLASKKAIEQAFTFNDSVDDRVTRLTGKDVSELNMMRVKEMKAKRKQGERKIASNRNEKPIEESTSGDDAEGAQYITLVMDPLFASQLTRMFGPVGACEISGELTPEDRSVILPLEFCLMIHKYWTLTLDGKFKHETEVLDSLIREDESLARRLQEEEEVSLRNGKNEKMEEVFQNDPPSQFKEIMDLEQALQHSHEDSQSSDCLTMSSHLTLQRLYAEYPKVDPNALKEEFARSGFSYQDTVEKLYRQYGTEHGTPKTVIAPEALYRYEQQMIRQAQRDSLAQQEIEDLLTTQENEDELFPDDPQVYRNEAQLHYHQRQEAFKKAQEASSQGMKAVAAYYARLGNLHSTKLGEANQRASKKILEATNANRTDANCLDLHLLHVPEALSAAQAFLKERQRVLTARGIKQMQVSLITGRGAHSVGGQARLKPAIKEFLQKSKFLFHEANSGMFTVTLQS; from the exons ATGGCGGAGACAGACCATGGCGAGTTGTTGACGAAGTTTGAGGAAATATTTGGAACAGTTGTTGAGCATGAAGTCATTAAAATGATACTTCAGTCATGTGGATGGGAGTCCAAAAGTGCTTCTGAAATGTTACTAGCAATGATAGATCCCAAGGACTTGCCTCTTCATGCGCAGAATATACTGCTTGCTGATTCCATTGTCCAGAACTCTGCAAAGCAATTAAGTGATAAATTATCTTCGGATGACAGCAGTTTAGTTCAGACATTAAATGTTACCTCTGGGCAACTAGAAAAAGACTTGATAAATCATACTAATAGACCTAGAAGTCCAGTAAGCAATGAAAACGAGTTTAGTATTTTAAATCCATCTTTGGCCTCTGGTACAGTGTTACATCCTAGAAATAGTAATGCCAGAGTTTTTCGAGAAGATGAcaatgctgctgctgtcataagAACTGAAACAGAAATTTCATCACCACATAACAGCTTTGGAGGAATAGGGAGTGGGTCCTCTTCACCACTTTCTCCTCATAGATTTGGATTTGCAGTTGATTTTGAAATTAATAGAGAACGTGATACTTCTAATTGGGTTTTAGCCCCAGAATTTGTGCCTAATGCTTTTAACCCAAATCCTTCAGCTAACAATAATGGTATCTGGCCTTTAGAAATGAGCCATTTCTTGATGCAAACTCCTCAGAATCCTAAAGGTAAATCAAAAGTAAAAGATAATGTCAGTAAAAAGGATGACattgttaaaaaaattttaataggTACAAAAATTATGGTTCTTATGCGAGGATTGCCTGGTTCTGGAAAATCGACATTGGCCAAAGAAATAAAAGGCAAGAATGGTGTTATTTTATCCacagatgatttttttttcagcaaAAAGGGTAAATATAATTATGATCCATCCCGGATTAGTGAAGCACACCAGTGGAACAAACATAGAGCAGCTCAGAGACTACAGGATGGTAAAACTCCTATAATAATTGACAATACAAACTTACAGGCATGGGAAATGAAGCCTTATGTTAAACTAGCACTACAGTATGGCTATGAAGTAGATATATTGGATGCAGATGCTCCATGGAAGAATAACCTGAAAGAACTTGCCAAAAGAAATACACATGGTGTTCCAAAGAGTAAAATTTTAGAGATGAAAGGAAGATATGAAAGAGAAATAAACATTGAACATATTATTGCTGACCTACGAGGATTCCAAATAAACAAGCAAAAGTCAGCAGATAAAGATCCTTTAGTTTATGAATTTAAGTCAGAGGAGGATGACCAGACTTTATTCCAGCAAAATATTAATGGTGGACAAATAACTGAGAATGCATTCTCCAAATTCCAGGATGATTTTCAGAAGATTGAGGATTGGAGTTCTGAtgcagatgatgatgatgatgatgttgatgtaatAATTGAGGGTTATGATTCTGAGGAGGAAAAAGCTGATTGTGTTGGTAATTTAGATACCGATGGAAAAACTGAAGTTTCAGAGGCAATGTCTGGCAATGAAATACAGGCAGACAGTAAGTTAGATGAAGGAAAATTTAGTTCACATGTTTGTGGAATTGCCACACAAGGCAAGATAAAAAATATACAAGATAAAAGATTGTACCAAAGTGGAGAAAGCATGAAAATCTCTATTAAAAATGAAGACATGGAGTGGGCTGATGTATCTGATGAAGAGAAAATACAAAGATTAATTGAAGAAGCTAATGCTGATATTGATATTGCACAAAGTGAGAGAGACTGGTTTGATTTAACCTCTCAGAGTAATGAAGAGGAGGATGTAAGTGACCAGAAATTTAGTGATTTAGTTATGAGCTTTGGATCCATTGTAAGAGCACAGATAGAGAAAAGTGCCAGTGGAATTAGCACAGGAGCAGAGATAGGTACTGCAACTtttcagacagcagacacacttAATGAAGATTTGGCCATGTATGAATTGTGTAGTAATGTGGAAGAAAAAACTGGCAAGTCTCTCTCAATGCTTCTAACAAGGTCAGGGGAAAATGAAGCCATGAATTTTCTGTCATTGAATAGTAGCTATGATTTTTCAAAAAATCAGGAAAATGAAGCAGACAGTTTGTTTTCATTTATAAGTTTAAGAGAAGCAACATCAAATGTAATGAATGATATTAGTGTTAAGAACAATGATGTAGGAGTGATAGAAAGTGCTATTAATGATGGCAAGAACAATGATGTAAGAGTGATAGAAAGTGCTGTTACTGATGGTAAGAACAATGATGTAGAAATGATAGAAAGTGCTGTTAATGATGGCAAGAATAATGATGTAGGAGTGATAGAAAGTGCTGTTAATGATGGCAAGAATGATGATGTAGGAGTGATAGAAAGTGCTGTTAATGATGGCAAGAATAATGATGTAGGAGTGATAGAAAGTGCTGTTAATGATGGCAAGAATAATGATGTAGGAGTGATAGAAAGTGCTGTTAATGATGGCAAGAACAATGATGTAGGAGTGATAGGAAGTGCTGTTAATGATGGCATCAAACTTGGTAGCTTTATTGATAACAATGATGTCTCGTCTAATACCCGTTTGGAATCTGAAAACCACAAGATTGTAATGCTTGAGAAAAATTATGATAATTCTGAAGCGGATTTTCAAAAGCACACAAGTGATGAGGCTGTTGAAGACTTGGAAAGCAATGATAGACATATAAGTGATAAAATATTGATGGAAGGCAAGATTTTGGAAACAAATGATGCTGttattaatgaagaaaatatacTACTCATTCGCACTGTTGTCTCTGAAAATAATAAACTTGAGGATTTTATCAGCAAGACTATAAATTCTCCTCAGGATATCGGCTATCATTATTCAGTTGCAGATAGCTTAGCATCTTGGGAGTGTGTAGATACATTTGCAGGAGAAAGTTCTGTGAACTGGGATTCTTCTGAGAAAGTTGAAACTAATAAATCAGTGTCACAGTCTTCTAAGCCAAGTAGAAGCAGACGTAAGAGAATATCAGGTGATCCCGACAGGTGGTTAGGTGATACTAATGAAGAGACAAACAAAGTAGAGGATCCTTCCATAGTATCTTGGAAACCTGTACAAAGTGGTATACCGTCATGGGACAGTAATAACTCGCCTATATTATCTGACTCTGACAGACCCCTAAAGCAAGAGATTCAAGAAATAAAAAGTGAAAATTCTCTCAAACCACAGCCTCACACTGGTGCTGTACCAAAGTTTAGGAGACACAAGCAGCATGCCAGAACACTTTCAGCAGCTAGTACCAGCTCTGGTAATTCTGATGATCAGACATCAAATGATACAACCAGTTATCCTTTACCATGCATTGAAAAGAGCTTACATGATGCTGAAAAAAGCTCTAGAATTAAATACATCCCTGCAGAAACTCAGACACTGTCAATTGACTTTGAAGCTCTACAGCTAGATAACAATCTTTATGAGCTAAAGATAATGTATGGTCAGCCAGGTTATATTACTAAGTATGACAGTGATGTTCTTCCTGATAGTGGACCATTAACCAGGGGAAAACTTTATCTTGACAAAAGTACTATGACAGACTATAGTGCAGACATTACTATGGTTGAATCCTATAGAAATCTTGTAGCATTCTTCCCTAACATTTCAGAAGATGACCTTCAAGATGTATTAGAGAAATGCATGTATAACCTAGATTGGGCTATGAATGTTTTATTAGATGGTGGTTATGAAATGTCAGACCCTGCTGATGCAAGCATTAGCTATGAAGAGCCTAAGGAAGTAGATATAGACACAGaatcaacaacagaaacaacaagtACAGGAGATGGTAGGGAAGATCCTTCATCGTTTGCTGATGCAAGTGATATTTCATCAGATGTATATGTTGAAGAGAAATCTAGAAAATTTAAGCAGAGCCAACAACCAAAGGACTTGGCTAGCAAAAAAGCAATTGAACAAGCTTTCACTTTTAATGATTCTGTTGATGACAGAGTTACAAGGCTAACTGGTAAAGATGTTAGTGAGCTcaatatgatgagagtaaaggAAATGAAAGCAAAAAGGAAACAAGGAGAGAGGAAAATTGCATCAAATAGAAATGAAAAACCAATTGAAGAGAGTACCAGTGGAGATGATGCAGAAGGAGCACAATACATAACATTAGTGATGGATCCCCTCTTTGCTTCTCAACTTACGAGAATGTTTGGTCCTGTTGGTGCCTGTGAGATTAGCGGTGAACTAACCCCAGAGGACCGGAGTGTTATTCTCCCATTAGAATTTTGCCTCATGATACATAAATATTGGACTCTTACTCTAGATGGTAAATTCAAGCATGAAACAGAAGTTTTAGACAGCCTTATCCGTGAAGATGAAAGTCTTGCTCGTCGTttacaagaagaagaagaggtaagcTTAAGAAatggaaaaaatgaaaaaatggaGGAAGTTTTCCAAAATGACCCACCTTCTCAATTCAAGGAAATTATGGATTTAGAGCAGGCACTACAACACAGCCATGAAGACAGCCAATCTTCTGATTGTCTCACAATGTCCTCTCATCTTACTTTACAGCGTTTATATGCAGAATACCCTAAAGTTGATCCTAATGCTTTGAAGGAGGAATTTGCAAGAAGTGGCTTTAGTTATCAGGATACCGTAGAAAAACTTTATAGACAATATGGTACTGAACACGGAACCCCCAAAACTGTAATTGCTCCAGAAGCTTTGTACAGATACGAGCAGCAAATGATCCGACAAGCACAACGTGATAGCTTGGCTCAGCAAGAGATAGAGGACTTGCTAACTACCCAGGAAAATGAAGATGAGCTATTTCCAGATGATCCACAG GTGTATCGAAATGAAGCTCAGTTACATTACCATCAGCGTCAAGAGGCATTCAAAAAGGCACAGGAAGCGTCAAGTCAGGGAATGAAAGCAGTGGCAGCATACTATGCTCGTTTAGGAAACTTACACTCAACCAAGTTAGGTGAGGCCAATCAGCGAGCATCCAAGAAAATATTGGAAGCAACTAATGCTAATAGAACAGATGCAAATTGCTTGGACTTGCACCTTTTGCATGTTCCTGAAGCACTGAGTGCAGCCCAAGCATTCCTTAAAGAGAGACAGCGGGTCCTAACAGCTCGAGGGATAAAGCAGATGCAGGTTTCTTTGATTACAGGTCGAGGTGCACATAGTGTTGGGGGGCAGGCAAGATTAAAGCCAGCAATTAAAGAATTTCTTCAGAAAAGTAAATTTTTGTTCCATGAAGCAAATAGTGGAATGTTTACCGTTACATTACAGTCATAG